The following are from one region of the Paenalkalicoccus suaedae genome:
- a CDS encoding IS256 family transposase, with translation MGMVKKDRNAKASELAKQILETYEPESVQDMQEALKDIFGPMFESMLKGEMNHHLGYQSNSKEEKESLNRRNGYGKKTLQTSSGELDIQVPRDRDGSFEPLLVPKRKKNLSEMEDKVISMYARGMSQRDISSTIEEIYGFSISHEMVSDITDSVMPDLEEWQFRPLQSCYSFLFVDCMYTTIRNHHETRKYAVYTILGYTLEGKKEILGLWLNETESKHKWMQIFDEIKSRGVEDIFFISMDGVSGLEEGAKAVFPEVVVQRCIVHLIRNSVRYVPYKDYRAFTKSLKTVYGAPNLKACRKAFDEFEKQWTQYPGAIDVWRRNLQHVEQLFDYGSAIRRIMYTTNAVESVHSSFRKVTKKGAFPHENALLKLLFLRIRELEVKWATGFVPNWAQVLNQLLINESLQTRAAKYLE, from the coding sequence ATGGGTATGGTGAAAAAGGATCGAAATGCTAAAGCGAGTGAGTTGGCAAAACAGATACTAGAGACGTATGAGCCTGAATCCGTTCAAGATATGCAGGAAGCCCTTAAAGATATCTTTGGTCCAATGTTTGAATCTATGCTAAAAGGCGAGATGAATCACCATCTAGGTTACCAATCTAACAGTAAAGAAGAGAAAGAATCACTAAACAGAAGAAATGGTTATGGGAAAAAGACGCTTCAAACGAGCTCTGGTGAACTGGACATTCAAGTGCCACGTGATCGAGACGGATCATTTGAACCTCTTCTTGTCCCAAAGCGTAAAAAGAATCTCTCTGAGATGGAGGATAAGGTAATCTCGATGTACGCGAGAGGTATGTCACAACGTGATATCTCCTCTACAATTGAGGAGATCTATGGCTTTTCCATCTCTCACGAGATGGTCTCAGACATCACAGACAGTGTGATGCCAGATCTTGAAGAGTGGCAGTTCCGTCCACTTCAAAGCTGTTATTCATTTCTGTTTGTAGACTGTATGTATACCACCATTCGTAACCACCACGAGACGAGAAAGTATGCCGTTTATACGATTCTCGGTTATACACTTGAAGGTAAAAAAGAGATTTTAGGTTTGTGGCTAAATGAAACAGAAAGTAAACACAAATGGATGCAGATCTTCGATGAGATTAAGTCCCGAGGTGTCGAAGACATCTTCTTTATTTCAATGGATGGTGTCAGTGGATTAGAAGAAGGCGCTAAAGCCGTCTTCCCAGAGGTCGTGGTCCAGCGTTGTATTGTTCATTTAATACGCAACTCTGTCCGTTATGTACCTTATAAAGACTATCGTGCTTTCACTAAATCTCTTAAAACCGTTTATGGTGCTCCAAATTTGAAAGCTTGCCGAAAAGCCTTTGATGAGTTTGAGAAGCAATGGACACAATACCCAGGCGCTATTGATGTCTGGAGAAGAAACCTTCAACACGTTGAACAGCTTTTTGATTATGGCAGTGCGATTCGAAGAATCATGTACACCACCAACGCGGTCGAAAGTGTTCACTCCAGCTTTAGAAAAGTCACTAAAAAAGGAGCATTCCCCCATGAGAATGCTTTATTAAAACTACTCTTTTTACGGATTAGAGAATTAGAAGTGAAATGGGCAACTGGCTTCGTTCCTAACTGGGCCCAAGTATTAAATCAGCTATTGATCAATGAAAGCCTACAGACTAGGGCTGCCAAGTACCTGGAGTAA
- a CDS encoding TetR/AcrR family transcriptional regulator, translating into MSKKLDHRKRYTRKVLKDSLITLMAEKKIAAITVKEICALAKVNRSTFYAHFKDPFDLLDHIEEEISEDMQRYLENIPLNSDEVAQEMTEQILHYLKEHRMIIETLLNHEGAPTFEKKLMTLTRQYMVKGALRDAEVDDTELRYLTTFVLSGAIHVIKDWIEQDMVQSPAEIARMINSFVTSGFSYLR; encoded by the coding sequence ATGAGCAAAAAGCTGGATCATCGCAAGCGCTACACGCGCAAGGTATTAAAGGATAGTTTGATTACATTGATGGCAGAAAAGAAGATAGCGGCAATAACGGTCAAGGAGATCTGCGCGCTTGCGAAGGTAAATCGCTCCACGTTTTACGCTCATTTTAAGGACCCCTTTGATTTATTAGATCACATCGAAGAAGAGATAAGCGAGGATATGCAACGCTACCTTGAAAATATTCCATTGAATTCGGATGAAGTAGCGCAAGAAATGACGGAGCAAATACTCCACTATTTAAAGGAACACCGCATGATTATTGAAACCCTTTTGAACCATGAGGGTGCACCTACATTCGAGAAGAAACTCATGACGCTAACACGACAATATATGGTTAAAGGCGCGCTTCGCGACGCCGAAGTAGATGATACGGAGCTCCGTTACTTAACAACGTTTGTGCTAAGTGGCGCTATTCACGTTATTAAAGACTGGATTGAGCAAGACATGGTGCAATCACCCGCAGAAATCGCGCGGATGATCAATAGCTTTGTTACGAGTGGGTTTTCGTATTTGAGGTAG
- a CDS encoding efflux RND transporter permease subunit: MGDYLPDEAPSIQAVDLMEQEFDEPVENARVMVQDVSVAEALQYKRELEAIDGVESVTWLDDMMDMTIPLEMMEQNLLSSYYQDRAALFSVAIEEEREVDATNAIYELIKEDDAITGEAVTTAVSQTMTGSESLNAALLLVPIIIIILVLSTKSWIEPVFFLTAIGVSIVINLGSNIFLGEISFITQSVAPILQLAVSLDYAIFLLHSFSDYRKTESDPAKAMGMAMKRSFPAIVASASTTFFGFMALTFMDFGIGSDLGINLVKGILLSFLSVMIFLPALTLVFYKWIDRTEHRQFIPDFKNVGSKVMKVRFPMLLLVLIVIVPAFLAQSNTTFLYGAGEHPPDTRAGQDEQAVEAIFGKEMPMVLLVPELDRGIEEELVQDLERLPNVSSVMSYVNAVGTAIPPEFVGETITQSFYSGDYARITIFAETDPEGDIAFSLIEQVRETAASYYEESHLLGESVSLYDIRDIIQEDNTLVNILTVVTVGLVIMITFRSISIPVVLLLTIQTSVWINLAVPYFNDDPLVYVGYLLISTIQLAATVDYGILFTENYYHLRKSMNAMQAIKRTIDEKLFAIFISASILSSVGFILGLTSTNPIVSSIGMLLGRGALLAFLMVVFVLPAMLVVFDKLIEKTSLKTNFYKES; the protein is encoded by the coding sequence ATGGGGGACTACTTACCAGATGAGGCACCGTCGATACAAGCCGTTGACCTCATGGAACAAGAATTTGATGAACCTGTTGAAAACGCCCGCGTCATGGTACAGGATGTCTCGGTAGCGGAAGCTCTCCAATATAAACGAGAGCTTGAAGCAATAGATGGGGTGGAGTCAGTCACATGGTTAGATGACATGATGGATATGACGATCCCCTTAGAAATGATGGAACAAAATCTCCTGTCCTCTTACTATCAGGACCGTGCGGCACTATTTTCTGTCGCTATTGAAGAGGAGCGAGAGGTAGACGCGACAAACGCGATTTACGAGCTAATTAAAGAGGACGATGCGATCACGGGAGAGGCCGTCACGACGGCTGTCTCGCAGACGATGACGGGGAGTGAATCCTTAAATGCGGCGCTATTGCTCGTGCCGATCATCATCATTATTCTCGTGCTCTCGACGAAATCGTGGATTGAGCCAGTATTCTTTTTAACGGCGATTGGGGTCTCGATTGTTATCAACTTAGGCTCGAATATTTTCCTCGGAGAGATATCGTTTATCACGCAGTCGGTGGCGCCAATTTTACAGCTCGCCGTCTCGCTCGACTACGCGATCTTTTTACTACACAGCTTTTCTGATTACAGAAAGACAGAGTCAGACCCTGCGAAGGCGATGGGGATGGCGATGAAGCGATCCTTCCCAGCCATTGTCGCAAGTGCGTCTACAACGTTCTTTGGCTTTATGGCACTGACGTTTATGGACTTTGGGATTGGATCTGATTTAGGAATTAACTTAGTAAAAGGTATTTTACTTAGCTTTTTGAGCGTCATGATTTTCTTACCGGCGCTAACGCTCGTATTTTATAAGTGGATTGATCGCACGGAGCACCGTCAGTTCATTCCGGACTTTAAAAACGTCGGATCTAAAGTAATGAAGGTGCGATTCCCGATGCTTTTACTCGTGTTGATCGTGATCGTGCCAGCATTCTTGGCGCAAAGCAACACAACGTTCCTTTACGGAGCAGGGGAGCACCCGCCGGATACGAGAGCCGGTCAGGATGAACAGGCAGTGGAAGCGATATTTGGCAAGGAGATGCCGATGGTGCTACTCGTACCAGAGCTTGATCGAGGGATTGAAGAGGAGCTCGTGCAGGATTTAGAGCGACTGCCGAACGTCTCAAGCGTAATGTCCTACGTCAATGCCGTCGGGACCGCCATCCCACCAGAGTTTGTGGGCGAAACTATCACACAGTCCTTCTATTCAGGTGACTACGCGCGGATTACGATCTTTGCGGAGACAGATCCTGAAGGAGACATCGCCTTCTCCCTTATTGAACAGGTGAGAGAGACGGCAGCTAGCTATTACGAAGAGAGTCATCTGTTAGGAGAGAGTGTCTCCCTTTATGATATTCGAGACATTATCCAAGAGGATAATACGCTCGTGAATATTTTAACCGTCGTTACAGTGGGACTTGTGATTATGATTACGTTCCGGTCGATTTCCATTCCGGTTGTTCTCTTACTCACGATACAAACGTCCGTATGGATTAACTTAGCGGTTCCTTACTTTAATGACGATCCACTCGTCTATGTGGGGTATTTGCTGATTAGTACGATTCAGCTTGCCGCAACGGTGGACTACGGGATTCTCTTTACCGAAAACTACTATCATTTGCGAAAGAGTATGAATGCGATGCAGGCGATCAAACGCACGATTGATGAAAAGCTGTTTGCGATCTTTATTTCTGCATCGATTTTATCAAGCGTCGGCTTTATTTTAGGACTCACTTCAACGAATCCAATCGTATCCTCTATTGGGATGCTACTTGGACGAGGTGCTTTACTAGCCTTCTTAATGGTTGTATTCGTCCTACCGGCGATGCTCGTCGTATTTGATAAGCTAATCGAAAAAACATCACTAAAAACGAATTTTTATAAGGAGTCGTGA
- a CDS encoding YhgE/Pip domain-containing protein encodes MNRTKTLSIMLAVLLVAPTATLAEGTGEFEQKDEVIYANLNATGEQQQLYVVNNFSVTEPGTIIDFGDYTSVSNLTDLYEITQDGEEITLQAETAEEFYYQGNLEEAPLPWSFDFTYHLDGEEREASELAGATGPVEIELDVTQNTAGEAAFFENYLLQVTMTFDSDRVRNIEAADGTVANAGKDRQVTFTLMPETEGTFTVAADVEEFEMAAVEIAGVPSNIPFDAPDTDDLQGELVPLADATASVSEGVGELRDGISGLNNGVGELESGSASFRDGLNQLDANSSELVSGSAAIRDALEEMSGSLSGSTGDMGLGGLAEVSGSLREIAGGLDEVSEGLSELNSSYAQAYGALSDAINAIPEGAASEADIQALYESGADQQVVDQLVASQRAALAVKETYGATNAAFAAVQPALQESTGALGEMSSGLRTIASELDAAADSNDMQRGIQELSSGLQQLSSEYGSFHSGLRDYTAGVSDLAGGYRELNSGIGDLRGGVQELLSGANTLYDGTEELAEETSDLPNQVQVQIDELVAELDHSDFEPISFVSDQNENIGTVQFVIRTEAIEVEEQEAEEIEEEEATGFWQKLVDLFR; translated from the coding sequence ATGAATAGAACAAAAACATTGAGCATCATGCTAGCCGTACTCCTCGTTGCTCCAACGGCTACACTAGCCGAAGGCACCGGAGAATTTGAGCAAAAGGATGAGGTCATTTACGCCAATCTCAATGCGACGGGAGAGCAACAACAGCTATACGTCGTCAACAATTTTTCTGTCACGGAGCCTGGTACGATCATCGATTTTGGTGATTACACGTCGGTCTCAAACTTGACGGATTTGTATGAGATCACGCAGGACGGCGAGGAGATTACGCTCCAAGCCGAGACAGCGGAGGAATTTTATTATCAGGGGAATTTGGAGGAGGCGCCACTACCGTGGAGCTTTGACTTTACGTATCACTTAGACGGGGAGGAGCGCGAGGCGAGTGAGCTTGCGGGCGCGACTGGACCGGTCGAGATTGAGCTCGATGTGACGCAAAACACCGCCGGCGAAGCAGCCTTCTTCGAGAACTACCTGCTACAAGTAACCATGACCTTTGATTCGGATCGGGTGAGAAACATCGAGGCAGCCGATGGCACCGTGGCTAACGCAGGTAAGGATCGACAGGTGACGTTTACGCTTATGCCAGAGACGGAGGGTACTTTTACAGTAGCGGCAGACGTAGAGGAGTTTGAAATGGCGGCTGTTGAAATAGCGGGCGTTCCTTCCAACATTCCATTTGATGCTCCGGATACGGATGACCTTCAAGGGGAACTCGTTCCATTAGCAGATGCGACTGCTTCCGTGAGTGAAGGAGTCGGAGAGCTTCGTGATGGGATTTCTGGACTGAATAATGGTGTGGGAGAATTGGAAAGCGGATCAGCTTCCTTTAGAGATGGACTTAATCAACTAGACGCAAATTCTTCGGAGCTTGTAAGTGGCTCTGCAGCGATTCGCGATGCGTTAGAAGAAATGAGCGGGTCCCTTTCTGGTAGCACTGGTGATATGGGGCTTGGAGGCCTTGCGGAGGTTAGTGGTAGCCTGCGTGAAATTGCAGGAGGACTAGATGAAGTAAGTGAAGGACTGTCTGAGCTAAATAGTAGCTATGCTCAGGCGTATGGTGCGCTGAGTGACGCGATCAACGCAATTCCTGAAGGTGCTGCTTCAGAAGCGGATATTCAGGCATTATATGAGAGCGGAGCCGATCAGCAGGTAGTTGACCAGCTCGTTGCAAGTCAGCGTGCAGCACTAGCAGTAAAAGAAACATATGGCGCAACTAATGCTGCGTTTGCAGCGGTTCAGCCTGCTTTACAGGAAAGTACAGGTGCGTTAGGAGAAATGAGCAGTGGACTGCGAACGATAGCTAGTGAATTAGACGCCGCAGCGGATTCTAACGATATGCAGCGTGGTATTCAAGAGCTTTCTAGCGGACTACAGCAACTGTCCTCAGAATACGGTAGCTTCCACAGTGGTCTTCGCGATTACACAGCAGGTGTGAGTGATCTTGCTGGCGGTTACAGAGAACTAAACAGTGGTATTGGTGACTTACGTGGCGGTGTTCAAGAGCTTCTATCTGGTGCCAACACATTGTACGACGGGACAGAAGAGCTAGCGGAAGAAACGTCTGATCTGCCAAATCAAGTACAGGTGCAGATTGATGAATTAGTAGCGGAGCTTGACCATTCTGACTTTGAGCCGATTTCGTTTGTATCAGACCAAAACGAAAATATTGGTACGGTACAGTTTGTGATTCGCACGGAGGCGATTGAGGTAGAGGAGCAGGAAGCGGAAGAGATAGAGGAAGAAGAGGCGACTGGATTTTGGCAGAAGCTAGTTGATTTGTTTCGGTAA
- a CDS encoding MFS transporter: MHNQLKLLLGGRVSTNVIDSFYFIAAVWYVTVETNSPLLIGVTGAVQALPVVLSFILGPIIDRYQKRTILIVSIGVQSIAVLSIAGTYYASSLSVPFLLVMLFIAQLASVSMRITEQTMIRRWTIDEDLTKVNGYFAFSYQTVDIIGDALAGFAVALVGIGVIFSLSTVTLIGVGLLFAVWLKHDHKKSKTTYASFLNTYRRDFLQGAKVVIGRRRLLAIFAGIVLMNVSGAMGLAVLPAIASGADQYGLWLLATSIGMLVGSLLAKRVADVPIRWLFSALGMFVGIAWIVAFSLPISFLSFVLFGVAWVGIGMFGVYLPTLIQVNIPEEYIGVGFSFLTAFLGCLSPAAFVLGGVIGEWLHPLIVLQISGVGYILFSAYMWIHPSLRRLENRVEELLE; this comes from the coding sequence ATGCATAATCAACTCAAACTATTATTAGGTGGAAGAGTTAGTACGAATGTGATTGATAGTTTTTATTTTATTGCTGCAGTATGGTACGTGACGGTCGAAACAAATTCACCATTGCTTATCGGAGTTACTGGTGCGGTGCAGGCTTTGCCTGTTGTACTATCATTTATACTCGGTCCCATCATTGATCGTTATCAAAAGAGGACTATTTTGATCGTTTCGATAGGTGTACAATCTATAGCGGTTCTGTCCATTGCTGGAACTTATTATGCATCCTCGTTGTCTGTTCCTTTTTTATTAGTCATGCTGTTCATCGCTCAGCTAGCCTCTGTTAGTATGCGTATAACGGAGCAGACGATGATTCGTAGGTGGACAATAGATGAGGATTTAACGAAAGTGAATGGATATTTTGCTTTTTCTTATCAAACGGTAGACATAATAGGAGATGCATTAGCTGGGTTTGCTGTTGCACTTGTTGGAATTGGCGTTATCTTTAGCTTGAGTACCGTTACATTAATCGGCGTAGGCCTTCTCTTTGCTGTCTGGTTGAAGCATGATCATAAGAAATCGAAGACGACTTATGCCTCTTTTTTGAACACATATCGTCGTGATTTTCTTCAAGGCGCAAAGGTGGTAATTGGAAGGCGAAGATTGCTGGCCATTTTTGCAGGAATTGTGTTGATGAATGTGTCTGGTGCGATGGGGCTCGCAGTGTTGCCGGCTATCGCGAGCGGAGCTGATCAATACGGCCTCTGGCTACTAGCAACGTCAATAGGTATGTTAGTAGGCTCGCTTTTGGCTAAGCGTGTGGCGGACGTTCCAATTAGATGGCTATTTAGCGCGTTAGGTATGTTTGTTGGAATTGCGTGGATAGTGGCGTTTTCGCTCCCAATTTCCTTTTTATCCTTTGTACTGTTCGGTGTTGCGTGGGTTGGAATCGGTATGTTCGGCGTCTATTTGCCTACGCTCATTCAAGTGAATATTCCTGAGGAGTATATTGGCGTGGGTTTCAGCTTTTTAACCGCATTTTTAGGATGTCTCAGTCCAGCTGCTTTTGTGCTCGGAGGGGTGATTGGTGAGTGGCTTCATCCGTTGATCGTGCTACAAATAAGTGGAGTCGGATATATCCTTTTTAGCGCATATATGTGGATACACCCATCACTTCGTCGGTTAGAAAATCGGGTAGAAGAGCTGCTTGAATAG
- a CDS encoding NAD(P)/FAD-dependent oxidoreductase has translation MIECAIIGGGPAGLSAALVLGRAKRHVTIFDEDKPRNAVTNKSHGYLTRDQITPREFKDIAIKEVLQYPTVSIEQETVTAITKISSGFAVHMSSGREATAKYVLLATGLVDVLPDIPGLRDFYGHSLYSCPFCDGWEMRDRPLAVIIDQPQTMHYAMMISNWTDDLILFTNGADHLNDIDRERLAFNNIAIIESPITNFSGENKELQTVHTEDGRTILRTGGFIAPHSMKPPQLVDSLNLARTEHHGLQVNGFGETSLEGMYAAGDTALNVQPQLINAASEGSKVASMILKRLIEEEFYKRPSAISE, from the coding sequence ATGATAGAATGCGCGATTATTGGAGGAGGCCCTGCAGGGCTTAGTGCTGCACTGGTTTTAGGAAGAGCGAAGCGACACGTCACAATCTTTGATGAGGATAAGCCGAGAAATGCCGTTACAAACAAGTCTCACGGATATTTAACTCGAGATCAAATCACTCCACGTGAGTTTAAAGACATTGCCATAAAAGAAGTCCTACAGTATCCAACTGTCTCGATTGAACAGGAAACAGTTACAGCGATAACAAAGATTTCTAGCGGATTTGCTGTCCACATGTCGAGTGGTCGCGAAGCAACGGCCAAATATGTGCTACTGGCAACTGGGCTTGTGGACGTCCTCCCAGACATCCCGGGTCTACGTGACTTTTATGGGCATTCGCTCTACTCTTGCCCATTTTGCGATGGATGGGAGATGCGCGACAGACCGCTTGCCGTTATTATTGATCAACCTCAAACGATGCACTACGCGATGATGATCTCTAACTGGACGGATGATTTAATTCTATTTACTAACGGTGCCGATCACCTAAACGACATCGATCGCGAGCGTCTAGCTTTTAATAACATTGCCATTATCGAGTCGCCAATCACTAATTTTTCAGGAGAGAATAAGGAGCTACAGACCGTGCACACAGAGGATGGACGCACCATATTACGGACAGGTGGCTTTATAGCACCACATTCGATGAAGCCACCACAGCTTGTGGATTCATTAAACTTAGCTCGTACAGAGCATCATGGATTACAGGTGAATGGTTTTGGAGAAACGTCTTTAGAAGGAATGTATGCGGCAGGAGATACCGCATTGAACGTGCAACCGCAGCTGATAAACGCAGCAAGCGAGGGCAGTAAAGTAGCAAGTATGATCTTAAAACGGTTAATCGAAGAGGAGTTTTACAAACGTCCGTCAGCTATTAGCGAGTGA
- a CDS encoding RrF2 family transcriptional regulator codes for MVKYSKATNYALHTMVFLSAAETKKATGVEELAKRQELSPSYLSKILTKLVKAGLIESSPGANGGYLLKKSADDISFLDVIEAIEGASSMFSCSMSHEHSGHSRGCLIAEVMTSAEDKMKQHLEEKKISHVTPKMREHLKK; via the coding sequence ATCGTGAAATACTCGAAAGCAACAAACTACGCGCTGCATACGATGGTGTTTTTATCAGCAGCAGAGACAAAAAAAGCTACTGGGGTTGAGGAGCTCGCAAAAAGACAAGAGCTTTCGCCATCCTACTTATCAAAGATATTAACAAAGCTTGTTAAAGCTGGTCTTATTGAATCGTCACCTGGTGCTAACGGTGGCTATTTATTAAAAAAGTCCGCTGATGATATTTCTTTTCTTGATGTCATCGAAGCGATCGAAGGAGCATCCTCCATGTTTTCATGCTCGATGTCGCATGAGCACTCAGGCCACTCACGAGGCTGTTTAATTGCTGAAGTGATGACTAGTGCAGAAGACAAAATGAAGCAGCACTTAGAAGAAAAGAAGATCTCTCACGTTACCCCCAAAATGCGTGAGCACCTAAAAAAATAA
- a CDS encoding aldo/keto reductase yields MSFLKTFLNQPIGYGTAPLGNMFRDVPEEEAQATIESVWNEGIRYFDTAPFYGAGLAETRLGEFLKDKPRDEYIISTKVGRLISDEKEDKSGTGLFEYGNQNKIIQDYTAEGTRKSIEDSLERLQTDYLDIVYVHDISPDFHGDEWISLFDEARKGAFKVLQEMKEEGVIRDWGLGVNLPLPIEVALGLEETVPTLSLQATHYTLMNHHSALNSLMPLAEEKGSGIVVGGPYNSGALLGGDHYDYAPASEETKQHAQELKKIANQHGVSLKAAALQFSTAHPAVAAVIPGSTRPDRIKEDIAALKETIPEAFWNELREKNLISKDAPLPGSN; encoded by the coding sequence ATGAGTTTTCTTAAAACATTTTTAAATCAACCGATAGGATATGGTACAGCGCCGCTCGGCAATATGTTTCGCGATGTACCAGAAGAGGAAGCGCAGGCGACGATCGAGTCTGTTTGGAACGAAGGGATTCGATATTTTGATACAGCACCATTTTACGGAGCAGGACTCGCGGAAACGAGACTAGGCGAGTTTTTAAAAGATAAGCCACGCGATGAGTACATCATTAGTACGAAGGTTGGCCGCTTGATATCTGATGAGAAAGAGGATAAGTCAGGAACAGGTCTTTTTGAATACGGAAATCAAAATAAAATCATTCAAGATTATACGGCGGAGGGGACAAGAAAATCAATCGAAGATAGTCTCGAACGTTTACAAACAGACTATCTAGACATTGTCTACGTCCATGACATTTCTCCGGACTTTCACGGCGACGAATGGATTAGCTTGTTCGACGAAGCGCGTAAAGGTGCGTTTAAAGTCCTTCAAGAAATGAAGGAGGAAGGCGTGATTCGTGATTGGGGACTAGGCGTTAATTTACCGCTCCCAATCGAAGTAGCGCTTGGACTCGAAGAAACGGTTCCGACGCTTTCGTTACAGGCAACACATTATACGCTAATGAATCATCACAGCGCGTTGAACAGCCTTATGCCGCTTGCAGAGGAAAAAGGTAGTGGTATCGTCGTTGGAGGACCGTATAACTCCGGAGCACTGCTCGGTGGCGATCACTATGATTATGCGCCTGCTAGTGAAGAAACAAAGCAACATGCGCAGGAGCTAAAAAAGATTGCGAATCAGCACGGTGTCAGCTTAAAGGCAGCGGCTCTACAATTCTCAACTGCTCACCCAGCAGTAGCAGCTGTAATACCTGGATCCACACGTCCAGATCGTATCAAAGAAGATATAGCTGCGTTAAAAGAGACGATTCCAGAAGCATTTTGGAACGAACTAAGAGAGAAAAATCTTATTTCGAAAGACGCGCCGTTACCAGGAAGTAATTAA
- a CDS encoding sensor histidine kinase, which produces MGRFLIVTTVLLITCIILALLADLHTPTIGFYITTSLFFTAFFTTMLWRDTHYPILLTYVLWLGLQLLYLPASEPILLLIIVPFLLIISLAQAHHLLLTIAAILTTLLPIYLPPQFSVEETIGYTLLVMAIGGFALVYGLETTKVEKLEQDLVEIDRENRRLRRNVASQETAVREEERLRIARDIHDSVGHQLTALLMQAGILKRSMDQEDKRKLVVQIEQTAGDALEQTREAVRQIRSEELPGGIHAVIHLLRKLERESQMTVQWRAEDGFLSVPFTNDQQIAIYRFAQEGMTNAMKHGRTRQVELHVFVRGGRQAVLRMKNSCSEETNRPAGNGLIGMQERFEQLQGSFKWDHQGDVFEIEAVFPIERSESR; this is translated from the coding sequence GTGGGGAGGTTTCTCATCGTAACAACAGTGCTTTTGATCACGTGCATCATCCTAGCACTGCTAGCAGATTTACATACACCAACTATAGGGTTTTATATCACAACAAGTCTCTTTTTCACAGCCTTCTTCACGACGATGCTGTGGCGTGACACGCATTATCCAATCTTACTTACATATGTGTTGTGGCTTGGGCTACAGCTCCTTTATTTACCTGCTAGCGAACCTATTCTTTTGCTCATCATCGTGCCATTTTTACTCATAATATCGCTCGCACAGGCTCATCACCTCCTATTAACAATCGCAGCCATTCTAACAACGTTACTACCAATTTACTTACCACCCCAATTTTCTGTGGAGGAAACGATTGGGTATACGCTATTAGTCATGGCGATAGGGGGATTTGCGCTTGTGTATGGGTTAGAGACAACGAAGGTGGAGAAGCTAGAACAGGATTTAGTAGAAATAGATCGGGAGAATCGGAGACTGAGGCGAAATGTTGCGTCTCAGGAGACGGCAGTGCGCGAAGAAGAGCGGTTGCGGATCGCGAGAGACATTCATGACTCCGTTGGTCATCAGCTAACGGCGCTATTAATGCAGGCTGGTATTTTAAAGAGATCGATGGATCAGGAGGATAAGCGCAAGCTCGTTGTGCAAATTGAGCAAACTGCGGGAGATGCGTTAGAACAAACGCGTGAAGCCGTGCGACAAATTCGCAGTGAAGAGCTCCCAGGTGGAATTCATGCAGTGATTCATTTGCTGAGAAAGCTTGAGCGAGAATCGCAGATGACCGTGCAATGGAGAGCGGAGGATGGATTTTTGTCCGTGCCGTTTACGAATGATCAGCAAATCGCTATTTATCGGTTTGCGCAAGAAGGAATGACCAATGCGATGAAGCATGGTCGCACACGCCAGGTAGAGCTACATGTGTTTGTTCGTGGAGGAAGGCAGGCCGTATTAAGAATGAAAAATTCGTGCTCAGAAGAGACAAATCGTCCTGCAGGAAACGGCCTTATAGGCATGCAGGAACGATTCGAGCAATTACAAGGAAGCTTTAAGTGGGATCATCAAGGAGACGTATTTGAAATTGAAGCGGTATTTCCGATAGAAAGGAGCGAATCAAGATGA